Proteins encoded together in one Argiope bruennichi chromosome 1, qqArgBrue1.1, whole genome shotgun sequence window:
- the LOC129966673 gene encoding TBC1 domain family member 2B-like: MTTPNDEQLVGNLIDLTLDEDKSDEKPSDSSNIDRRDSTFISETSETTSNINPSKQIENKEYSRLCGYLNKLGNRAILKTFRKRWFVFSEDNCKLYYYRSPQDQVPLGEIDISQATFTFEVDNKERTGLFTISIPGRDYYLEASNRQTALFWLQELQKYRKAHSLRRTKYITEQSTNFGDFRVRPQSGLLAKFSPDSNILVNVADDPLMLPVDCPKDVIGENSAQSSSSPFVTAQQKLNSFYSQVKHSANLGKNERLTPEPNCAVKETSLHQENSSHSPSTVRSASSDGDSPVAQKSTKSLSAFKLKLSQSFRKSRIIDEEMEDSTISTKDNCPYCKRLKIKIEDLEEEVSNLRDEVMTSQEVRSVLQRQLDIASKEKETLVQLYQLKGSDVSLNMISEKDQQIVNLIHDVQEQKQEVEKLQRQILALNSEVTELKANNELFQDMLRQKDTTIVNLTNEIFELETDKQDKVRAESLSAGTETVAEPKETMSIEDLKDSVQAFELQNKFLNHEILELNQLRRDAEKRLQLISMKCSEWEARSYQIQSKLLFLLNELNKSGGNFNQEVINQLLEEATGDGTAHTNILPSWSREKMYDELGFNWRWGKENALSLTATNFKQKSEDLTNKAKDPELIAWRTKWDNFIVCLGTKELQRSPELKHLVRNGIPNEYRGKIWKGCVHLWIKDYKSLLGPDYYSSLLNAEEYVSRLDPSSKQIELDLLRTLPNNCHYENLDSDGIPKLRRVLLAYSRHDPVVGYCQGLNRLAAIALLFMDEEDAFWCLVAIIKFIMPDGYYTRTLITSHVDQKVLKDLMVDKLPRLQSHLEQNNVDLSLFTFNWFLTIFVDNVPVDIYLRIWDVFLYEGSKVLFRYALAFFKMCENEILQIKDYLALNKYLRSIAEQCTDVKKLTNVAFNELNPFPQRVINSKRSHHFQIIRAQLEELENEKRKRKTDSEEKVAKVDYMSEED, translated from the exons ATGACAACTCCCAATGATGAACAGCTGGTCGGAAATTTGATTGACTTGACACTTGATGAAGATAAAAGTGATGAAAAACCATCAGATTCATCTAATATAGATCGGAGAGACTCCACATTTATCTCCGAAACGTCAGAAACTACTTCAAATATTAATCCGTCCAAACAAATTGAGAATAAAGAATATTCAAGGCTTTGtggatatttgaataaattaggaAATCgcgcaattttaaaaacttttcggAAAAGGTGGTTTGTTTTCTCCGAAGATAATTGTAAATTGTATTACTATCGATCTCCCCAAGACCAAGTCCCTCTTGGTGAAATAGATATTTCTCAAGCTACATTTACTTTCGAAGTGGATAATAAAGAACGAACTGGATTGTTTACTATAag CATTCCTGGTAGAGATTATTATTTAGAGGCAAGTAATAGACAAACAGCACTCTTTTGGCTCCAAGAATTACAGAAGTATAGAAAAGCTCACAGTTTGAGACGTACTAAATATATTACTGAACAGTCAACTAATTTTGGTGATTTTAGAGTA agaCCTCAAAGTGGCTTGTTAGCTAAATTTTCACCAGATTCCAACATTTTAGTTAATGTAGCAGATGATCCTCTTATGCTTCCAGTCGATTGCCCTAAGGATGTAATAGGAGAAAATTCTGCTCAAAGTAGCAGTAGCCCTTTTGTGACtgctcaacaaaaattaaattcattttattctcaaGTAAAACATTCTGCTAATTTGGGGAAGAATGAAAGATTGACCCCAGAAC caAATTGTGCTGTTAAAGAAACTAGTCTGCATCAAGAAAATTCTTCTCATTCACCTTCAACTGTTAGATCAGCATCTTCTGATGGTGATTCTCCAGTTGCTCAAAAATCTACAAAAAGTTTGTCTGCATTCAAGTTGAAACTTTCACAGTCATTTCGTAAATCTCGTATTATAGACGAAGAAATGGAGGATTCCACTATAAGTACAAAAGATAATTGCCCTTACTGCAAGCGT ctgaaaattaaaattgaagatttgGAAGAAGAAGTATCTAACCTCCGTGATGAAGTTATGACTAGTCAAGAAGTTCGATCAGTTTTGCAGAGGCAATTAGATATTGCATCCAAAGAGAAAGAGACATT agtTCAATTATATCAGTTAAAGGGATCAGACGTATCTTTGAACATGATCAGTGAAAAAGACCAGCAAATTGTGAATCTTATTCATGATGTGCAAGAGCAAAAACAAGAAGTGGAAAAACTTCAAAGACAAATCtt AGCTTTGAATTCTGAAGTTACTGAGTTGAAAGCTAATAATGAACTTTTCCAAGACATGCTCAGACAGAAAGATACCACTATTGTGAACCTTACTAATGAGATTTTTGAATTGGAGACTGATAAGCAAGATAAAGTAAGAGCTGAAAGCCTTTCTGCAGGAACAGAAACTGTGGCTGAACCAAAGGAAACAATGAGCATTGAAGATTTAAAA GATTCAGTTCAAGCATTTGAATTACAAAACAAGTTCCTAAATCATGAAATCTTAGAGTTGAACCAGTTAAGAAGAGATGCTGAAAAGAGACTTCAATTGATTTCTAT gAAATGCAGTGAATGGGAAGCACGCAGTTATCAGATTCAgagcaaattattatttcttttaaatgagcttAACAAAAGTG gtGGAAATTTCAACCAGGAAGTCATTAATCAACTTTTAGAAGAAGCTACTGGAGATGGTACAGCTCATACCAATATCCTACCATCATGGTCTAG agaaaaaatgtaTGATGAATTGGGTTTCAACTGGAGGTGGGGTAAAGAAAATGCTTTATCTCTAACAGCTACAAACTTCAAACAAAAGTCTGAAGATCTTACAAACAAAGCAAAG gaTCCAGAATTGATTGCTTGGAGAACCAAATGGGACAATTTCATTGTTTGCTTAGGTACAAAAGAATTACAGAGATCCCCAGAACTGAAACACTTGGTCCGAAATGGTATACCTAATGAATACAGAGGGAAAATATGGAAAGG ATGTGTTCATTTATGGATAAAAGATTACAAATCTCTGTTAGGACCAGATTATTATTCTAGTCTTCTGAATGCTGAAGAATATGTTTCAAGATTAGATCCGTCATCAAAACAG ATTGAACTTGATTTGTTAAGAACTTTGCCAAATAATTGCCACTATGAAAATTTGGATTCAGATGGTATCCCTAAATTGAGAAGAGTTCTGTTAGCTTATAGTAGACATGATCCAGTTGTTGGATATTGCCAa GGTTTAAACAGATTAGCTGCGATTGCATTACTTTTTATGGATGAAGAAGATGCTTTTTGGTGTTTAGTGGCaatcattaaatttatcatgCCAGATGGCTATTATACACGAACTTTAATCACATCTCACGTTGATCAG AAAGTTTTAAAAGACTTGATGGTTGATAAACTCCCTCGTCTACAAAGTCATCTGGAGCAAAATAATGTTGATTTGTCACTATTCACTTTTAACTGGTTTCTCACAATATTTGTGGACAATGTACCTGTGGATATTTATCTTCGAATATGGGATGTGTTTCTCTATGAAGGCAGTAAG GTTCTTTTTCGTTATGCACTGGCATTTTTCAAGATgtgtgaaaatgaaatcttacaaataaaagactatttagctttaaataaataCCTCAGAAGTATAGCTGAACAGTGCACAGATGTCAAGAAGTTGACTAAT